Proteins from a single region of Mailhella massiliensis:
- the ilvD gene encoding dihydroxy-acid dehydratase, giving the protein MKLRSANVTQGVERAPNRSLFYAMGYTKEELDRPLVGVISAHSEIVPGHAHLDKIAEAVKAGVRMAGGTPILIPAIGVCDGIAMGHIGMKYSLASRELIADSVETMAMAHQLDALVLVPNCDKIVPGMLMGALRLNIPSVVCSGGPMMAGVYDGEEVSLSKMFEAVGARKIGLIDDEKLEECETGVCPGCGSCAGMYTANSMNCLCEAVGIALPGNGTIPAVHARRMQLAKHAGMAVMELLKRDIKPRDIVNEKSIRNALACDMALGCSTNTVLHLLAIAHEAGVAFDLALFNEVSAQVPNLCHLAPAGPTHMQDLYAAGGIAAVQAELARGGYIDTSLITATGKTLAENIKGAVIKNTGAIRPLSDPYSPTGGLQILWGNIAPDGCVVKRSAVAPEMLTHSGPARVFDSEDDAIKAIYNGEIREGDVVVIRYEGPKGGPGMREMLNPTSALAGMKLDRTVALITDGRFSGASRGASIGHVSPEAAEGGPIGLIQEGDIIRIDIPNASINVEVSEEELARRKAAFTPREPNIKTGWLARYARLVSSANTGAVLK; this is encoded by the coding sequence ATGAAACTTCGCAGTGCGAATGTCACGCAGGGCGTGGAACGCGCGCCCAACCGCAGCCTGTTCTATGCCATGGGCTATACCAAGGAAGAACTCGATCGTCCGCTGGTCGGCGTGATCAGCGCCCACAGTGAGATCGTGCCCGGACACGCCCATCTGGACAAGATTGCCGAAGCCGTGAAGGCCGGTGTGCGTATGGCCGGCGGTACCCCCATACTCATTCCCGCCATCGGCGTGTGTGACGGCATCGCCATGGGGCATATCGGCATGAAGTATTCGCTGGCCAGCCGCGAACTCATCGCCGACAGCGTGGAAACCATGGCCATGGCCCATCAGCTGGATGCCCTGGTGCTGGTGCCCAACTGCGACAAGATCGTGCCCGGTATGCTCATGGGCGCGCTCCGGCTGAACATTCCTTCCGTGGTGTGCAGCGGCGGCCCCATGATGGCCGGTGTGTACGACGGCGAAGAAGTGAGCCTTTCCAAGATGTTCGAGGCCGTGGGCGCCCGCAAGATCGGCCTTATCGACGATGAGAAGCTTGAAGAGTGCGAAACCGGCGTGTGCCCCGGCTGCGGAAGCTGCGCTGGCATGTACACCGCAAATTCCATGAACTGCCTGTGCGAGGCCGTGGGCATAGCGCTGCCCGGCAACGGCACCATTCCCGCCGTACATGCCCGCCGTATGCAGCTGGCCAAACATGCCGGCATGGCCGTCATGGAACTTTTGAAGCGCGACATCAAGCCCCGCGACATCGTCAACGAAAAGTCCATCCGCAACGCCCTGGCCTGCGACATGGCCCTCGGCTGCAGCACCAATACCGTGCTTCACCTCCTGGCCATTGCCCATGAAGCGGGCGTGGCCTTCGACCTTGCGCTGTTCAACGAAGTGAGCGCGCAGGTTCCCAACCTCTGCCATCTCGCTCCCGCAGGCCCCACCCACATGCAGGATCTGTATGCGGCGGGCGGCATTGCCGCGGTGCAGGCCGAACTTGCCAGGGGCGGCTACATCGACACCAGCCTCATCACCGCCACCGGCAAGACCCTTGCGGAAAACATCAAGGGCGCGGTCATCAAGAATACCGGCGCCATACGTCCTCTTTCCGATCCGTACAGCCCTACGGGCGGTCTTCAGATTCTCTGGGGCAACATCGCTCCCGACGGCTGCGTGGTGAAGCGCAGCGCCGTGGCTCCCGAAATGCTTACGCACAGCGGCCCCGCCCGTGTGTTCGACAGTGAAGACGACGCCATCAAGGCCATCTACAACGGGGAAATCCGCGAAGGCGACGTGGTGGTCATCCGCTACGAAGGCCCCAAGGGCGGCCCGGGTATGCGTGAAATGCTCAATCCCACCAGCGCTCTTGCCGGTATGAAGCTCGACAGAACCGTGGCCCTCATTACCGACGGCCGCTTCAGCGGCGCAAGCCGCGGCGCCTCCATCGGCCACGTTTCTCCCGAAGCCGCCGAAGGCGGTCCCATCGGGCTGATTCAGGAAGGCGATATCATCCGTATCGATATCCCGAACGCCAGCATCAATGTGGAAGTGAGCGAAGAAGAACTCGCCCGCAGAAAGGCGGCCTTCACTCCCCGTGAACCCAACATCAAGACCGGGTGGCTTGCCCGGTATGCCCGACTCGTAAGCAGCGCCAATACCGGCGCCGTGTTGAAATAG
- a CDS encoding electron transport complex protein RnfA, translating into MSVFEVFISAIFVNNIVLAQNLGNCPYLGCSKEKGVALGMGTSVIFVTVMATLCTWLVQKYILIPTGLEYLQTLVFILIIASLVQFVEMFLKKAIPPLYASLGIFLPLITTNCCVLGVTLLVQRERYDLVEALLYAFATGAGFLLALLLMAGVRERLETCRVPKAMAGTPIALIMAGIMSLSFMAFKGMV; encoded by the coding sequence ATGAGCGTCTTTGAAGTTTTTATTTCCGCCATATTCGTCAACAACATCGTTCTGGCCCAGAACCTCGGCAACTGCCCCTACCTCGGCTGCTCCAAGGAAAAGGGCGTGGCCCTCGGCATGGGCACATCCGTCATCTTCGTCACCGTCATGGCCACGCTGTGCACATGGCTGGTGCAGAAATACATCCTCATTCCCACCGGTCTGGAATATCTCCAGACGCTGGTCTTCATCCTCATCATCGCCTCGCTGGTGCAGTTCGTGGAAATGTTCCTCAAAAAGGCCATTCCTCCCCTCTACGCCTCGCTGGGCATATTCCTGCCGCTCATCACCACGAACTGCTGCGTTCTCGGCGTCACGCTTCTGGTACAGAGAGAACGGTACGATCTCGTGGAGGCGCTTCTCTACGCCTTCGCCACGGGCGCGGGTTTTCTGCTCGCCCTTCTGCTCATGGCCGGCGTACGCGAACGTCTGGAGACCTGCCGTGTGCCCAAGGCCATGGCGGGCACGCCCATCGCGCTCATCATGGCAGGAATCATGTCCCTTTCCTTCATGGCCTTCAAGGGCATGGTCTAG
- a CDS encoding RnfABCDGE type electron transport complex subunit D: MSTSSNNDILLAISTPPFWHCGRTIRRNSFHTLLALTPAVIMSLMQWGLPAARVMALAVLAAMGTEAVCQILMKQKLSQDNGTAAITGLLLAFLLPASAPWWLVVIGAACAMGIGRMAFGGYGANQVNATLVGWAMIFVSFPSLMDPTASQLQATLIDPLLRLKYFGAEAAADVSVFDLLLGNQLGGLGSSQVGALLFGGIYLALRGVIRWEIALSFLGGTFLAATCLHLADGTLYAGPFFHMGTGSTVLAAFFLATEDSCSPHRRLPMLLYGLTGGILVVLIRAFGSYTDGAPFAVMLINLLAPMFALIRSHPFGTRPRKAGSTDRRTRA, translated from the coding sequence ATGAGCACTTCCAGCAACAACGATATTCTCCTTGCCATCAGTACGCCCCCCTTCTGGCACTGCGGGCGCACCATACGCAGAAACAGCTTCCACACCCTCCTCGCCCTGACTCCCGCCGTCATCATGAGCCTCATGCAATGGGGGCTTCCCGCAGCGCGCGTCATGGCTCTGGCCGTGCTTGCGGCCATGGGCACGGAGGCCGTCTGCCAGATTCTCATGAAGCAGAAGCTGAGTCAGGACAACGGCACCGCCGCCATCACCGGCCTTCTGCTCGCCTTCCTTCTGCCCGCTTCCGCGCCGTGGTGGCTCGTGGTCATCGGCGCCGCCTGCGCCATGGGCATAGGACGCATGGCCTTCGGCGGCTACGGAGCCAATCAGGTCAACGCCACGCTCGTGGGCTGGGCCATGATCTTCGTTTCCTTCCCCTCCCTCATGGACCCCACGGCCTCCCAGCTTCAGGCCACCCTCATCGACCCGCTTCTCAGACTGAAGTACTTCGGGGCGGAAGCTGCGGCGGACGTTTCCGTCTTCGATCTTCTGCTTGGAAACCAGCTCGGCGGCCTCGGCTCCTCGCAGGTCGGCGCACTGCTTTTCGGCGGCATCTATCTGGCGCTCCGCGGCGTCATCCGCTGGGAAATCGCGCTCTCCTTCCTGGGAGGCACCTTCCTTGCCGCCACATGCCTCCACCTTGCGGACGGCACGCTCTATGCCGGCCCCTTCTTCCACATGGGCACCGGTTCCACCGTGCTCGCCGCCTTCTTCCTCGCCACGGAAGATTCCTGCTCGCCGCACCGCCGCCTGCCCATGCTGCTCTACGGTCTGACGGGCGGCATACTCGTGGTGCTCATCCGTGCCTTCGGCAGCTATACCGACGGCGCGCCCTTCGCCGTCATGCTCATCAATCTGCTCGCCCCCATGTTTGCCCTCATAAGGTCGCATCCCTTCGGGACCAGGCCGCGGAAGGCAGGCTCGACCGACCGGAGGACCCGCGCATGA
- a CDS encoding cytochrome c3 family protein, producing the protein MRKVTYILTGTLLVLSVGGYLLPETPEPFPNRILMKNAAGNVVFDHKVHAEARGIECMSCHHDAAEPGRAGQKCKTCHGLEFGSEFRGHSYTMSYETCATCHHMTLAHKDWGHDTHAAMPGVECTACHHGPQIEPAPQNCASCHDARVDMGPILSLKRAVHTRCKSCHGDRFSPTGMNNCATCHETQSSRDTLQNGKAPQSALIPCGTCHKVEPAKLVPNGMAAYHGLCITCHEKQGGPVDNCAQCHTK; encoded by the coding sequence TTGCGCAAAGTAACATATATCCTGACGGGTACGCTGCTGGTTCTGTCTGTAGGGGGATATCTGCTGCCGGAAACTCCCGAGCCTTTTCCCAACAGAATTCTCATGAAAAATGCCGCCGGCAATGTGGTGTTCGACCATAAGGTTCATGCCGAAGCCAGGGGCATAGAATGCATGAGCTGCCACCACGACGCGGCAGAACCCGGTCGGGCCGGGCAGAAGTGCAAGACCTGCCACGGTCTTGAATTCGGCTCCGAATTCCGGGGGCATTCCTACACCATGTCGTACGAAACCTGCGCGACCTGTCATCATATGACGCTGGCGCACAAAGACTGGGGACACGACACCCACGCGGCCATGCCCGGCGTGGAGTGCACCGCCTGTCATCACGGCCCGCAGATCGAGCCTGCGCCGCAGAACTGCGCCTCCTGCCACGACGCCAGGGTAGACATGGGCCCCATCCTTTCCCTGAAGCGCGCCGTGCATACCCGCTGCAAGAGCTGCCACGGCGACAGGTTCAGCCCCACCGGCATGAACAACTGCGCCACCTGCCACGAAACGCAGAGCTCGCGCGATACGCTGCAGAACGGCAAGGCTCCTCAGTCGGCGCTCATTCCCTGCGGAACCTGCCACAAGGTGGAACCCGCCAAGCTCGTGCCGAACGGCATGGCCGCCTACCACGGCCTGTGCATCACCTGTCACGAAAAGCAGGGCGGTCCTGTGGACAACTGCGCGCAATGCCATACGAAATAG
- a CDS encoding 4Fe-4S dicluster domain-containing protein — MKQYFHIINDPRFRLVYHEHRHFGNGPAPRKIRLNREGFTMAPGVKKKTMVYPGMLLAEHPSLDKGDLHAPMYGMITEINARSVFVEAVDPEKVEPGTFPAPLEPVDLIREGREGEDLVLAVKKMGVNTRSLGRRVKTLIVNGLNPEPGVRWAEPMLSEHAAEIRAGLELQRRFRRAEEIMLAVPAGSQVRLSGIRTVEVDPMYPNSVNELMIREVTGEENPPDVAAVSLHNVWSLGRVALTGLPLMETVITIGTAREWANYIVKNGSIVGELLEFADISLKSGDTILRGGPLRGESLDRLDRSITKGSYGFFVVNAGEVPPIEGDSPCINCGACIQICPTRIDPRMLSRYAEFGRYDMSRKENFRLCIDCGLCGYVCIARRPVLQYIRLAVKKLDEEERLSRLTPIEPVAKG; from the coding sequence ATGAAGCAATATTTCCATATCATCAACGATCCGCGATTCCGCCTTGTCTACCATGAGCACAGGCATTTCGGAAACGGGCCCGCCCCCCGGAAGATACGCCTGAACAGGGAAGGCTTCACCATGGCGCCCGGCGTCAAGAAAAAAACCATGGTGTACCCCGGTATGCTGCTTGCCGAACACCCCAGCCTGGACAAAGGCGACCTGCACGCTCCCATGTACGGCATGATCACCGAGATCAACGCCCGCAGCGTGTTTGTGGAAGCCGTAGACCCCGAAAAGGTCGAACCCGGCACCTTCCCCGCTCCTCTGGAACCCGTGGACCTCATCCGTGAAGGCCGGGAGGGAGAGGATCTGGTGCTCGCCGTCAAGAAGATGGGCGTGAACACCCGTTCCCTGGGCCGCAGGGTGAAAACCCTCATCGTCAACGGCCTGAACCCCGAACCCGGCGTTCGCTGGGCGGAACCCATGCTCTCGGAACACGCCGCCGAGATACGCGCGGGGCTTGAACTTCAGCGCCGCTTCCGCCGTGCCGAAGAAATCATGCTGGCCGTGCCCGCAGGCTCTCAGGTCAGACTTTCCGGCATACGCACCGTGGAAGTGGACCCCATGTACCCCAACAGCGTGAACGAGCTCATGATCCGGGAAGTGACCGGAGAGGAGAATCCGCCGGACGTGGCGGCCGTGAGTCTGCACAATGTGTGGAGTCTGGGGCGCGTGGCGCTCACCGGTCTGCCGCTCATGGAAACGGTGATCACCATAGGCACGGCCAGGGAATGGGCGAACTACATCGTCAAGAACGGCAGCATCGTGGGAGAGCTGCTGGAATTTGCGGACATCTCCCTGAAAAGCGGCGACACCATCCTGCGCGGCGGCCCCCTGCGGGGCGAAAGTCTGGACAGGCTCGACCGGAGCATAACCAAGGGTTCCTACGGCTTTTTCGTGGTGAATGCGGGCGAAGTACCGCCCATCGAAGGCGACAGCCCCTGCATCAACTGCGGTGCGTGCATCCAGATATGCCCCACCCGCATCGATCCGCGCATGTTGAGCCGCTACGCCGAATTCGGCAGATACGACATGTCCCGGAAGGAAAATTTCCGTCTCTGCATCGACTGCGGACTCTGCGGCTATGTATGCATCGCTCGCCGCCCCGTGCTTCAGTACATACGCCTCGCCGTCAAGAAGCTTGATGAGGAAGAACGCCTTTCGCGCCTTACTCCCATCGAGCCCGTGGCCAAAGGCTAG
- the rnfG gene encoding RnfABCDGE type electron transport complex subunit G, giving the protein MKSILQMIVVLSVLCGMAGFCLSYLKMTTAPLIESQALTFVQGPAILEVFKNAENSPIEDRKSFTLADGRRVNVFPCMEGGKLTGVAVEQFGSGYGGDLGVVVGFRIQEDTLAGIGITSMKETAGVGTRVKEPSFLKQFPGKALPVKLRSQGGEIDAISGATVSSNGVIGAVAKAVDVYQELKPLLLETWK; this is encoded by the coding sequence ATGAAAAGCATCCTTCAAATGATCGTTGTGCTGTCGGTGCTGTGCGGTATGGCAGGCTTCTGCCTCTCCTACCTGAAAATGACCACGGCCCCGCTGATTGAAAGCCAGGCCCTCACCTTCGTACAGGGGCCCGCCATTCTCGAAGTCTTCAAGAATGCCGAGAACTCCCCCATTGAAGACCGCAAGAGCTTCACCCTGGCCGACGGCCGCAGAGTCAACGTCTTTCCCTGCATGGAGGGCGGAAAGCTCACCGGCGTGGCCGTGGAACAGTTCGGCAGCGGCTACGGCGGCGATCTCGGCGTGGTGGTCGGCTTCCGCATTCAGGAAGACACTCTGGCAGGCATAGGCATCACCAGCATGAAGGAAACCGCAGGCGTGGGCACCCGCGTCAAGGAACCCTCCTTCCTCAAGCAGTTCCCCGGCAAGGCTCTCCCCGTCAAGCTGAGAAGCCAGGGCGGAGAAATCGACGCCATTTCCGGCGCAACGGTATCCTCCAACGGCGTCATCGGCGCCGTGGCCAAGGCCGTGGATGTCTATCAGGAACTCAAGCCGCTCCTTCTGGAGACGTGGAAATAA
- a CDS encoding FAD:protein FMN transferase, which yields MLTRRFLLKAMAAAAAMSALPRPLSALAAAAPLTETRLMMGTFVTIHTFGVSENHAAEAMAGAFSRMTDLEATLTRFDSASPLGQLNSAGILRDAPQELLHVANAASLMHRTTGGAFDPTILSLLEIMERKAGAALDRREAAEAAELIGMEHVQSSGKALRFLRSGMKMSLDGIAKGYIADEGARALLASGVKNFLINAGGDIVARGSKAGRPWRVAVENPEKYQGKSDYPAVRSLHDEAMATSGIYENILDAEKKTNHILNPATGRCSTLPGASVVASSAMEADALATALCVLSRPVDVVENMTDAACLITLPGGGIQKSSRWG from the coding sequence ATGCTTACCCGCCGTTTTCTTCTCAAAGCCATGGCTGCTGCCGCAGCCATGTCCGCCCTGCCCCGCCCCCTTTCCGCTCTGGCCGCTGCCGCTCCCCTTACGGAAACGCGCCTCATGATGGGCACGTTTGTGACCATCCATACTTTCGGCGTATCCGAAAACCATGCCGCAGAAGCCATGGCCGGGGCATTCTCCCGCATGACGGATCTGGAAGCGACGCTCACCCGTTTCGACAGCGCCTCCCCTCTGGGACAGCTCAACTCGGCGGGTATTCTGCGCGACGCACCGCAGGAACTTCTGCATGTGGCAAACGCCGCTTCCCTCATGCACCGCACCACAGGCGGCGCCTTCGACCCCACCATTCTTTCCCTTCTGGAAATAATGGAGCGAAAGGCGGGCGCTGCGCTTGACCGCAGGGAAGCGGCGGAGGCCGCCGAGCTTATCGGCATGGAACATGTCCAGAGCTCGGGAAAAGCGCTGCGTTTTCTGAGAAGCGGCATGAAAATGAGTCTCGACGGCATCGCCAAAGGATACATTGCCGATGAAGGCGCACGCGCGCTGCTCGCCTCGGGCGTGAAGAACTTTCTCATCAATGCGGGCGGCGACATCGTGGCACGGGGAAGCAAGGCGGGGCGTCCCTGGCGCGTGGCGGTGGAAAACCCGGAAAAATATCAGGGAAAAAGCGACTATCCCGCCGTACGCAGCCTGCATGACGAGGCCATGGCGACTTCCGGCATCTACGAGAACATTCTCGACGCCGAAAAAAAGACCAACCATATCCTGAATCCCGCCACGGGCCGCTGCTCCACGCTTCCGGGAGCAAGCGTCGTCGCCTCCTCCGCCATGGAGGCGGACGCGCTGGCCACCGCTCTGTGTGTTCTTTCCCGTCCCGTGGATGTAGTGGAAAACATGACGGATGCCGCATGCCTCATCACGCTTCCGGGCGGAGGCATACAAAAATCCAGCCGCTGGGGCTGA
- the yfcE gene encoding phosphodiesterase, protein MKKLMIASDIHGSALWCGRLLERFEKEGADTLLLLGDLLYHGPRNDLPEQYAPRKVLEMFNAMREKLLCVRGNCDGEVDQMVLNFPIMAEYAVVLLNGTTVYATHGHHYNEQTPPPFAAGSILLYGHTHVPVCTPHEGFVAMNPGSVSLPKQGSAHGYMTWEAGLFQWKNVESGAVYREYAV, encoded by the coding sequence ATGAAAAAGCTGATGATTGCTTCGGATATTCACGGCTCCGCCCTCTGGTGCGGGAGACTTCTGGAACGCTTTGAAAAGGAAGGCGCGGACACGCTGCTTCTTCTCGGTGATCTGCTGTACCACGGTCCCCGCAACGATCTGCCGGAGCAGTATGCTCCGCGCAAGGTGCTGGAGATGTTCAACGCCATGCGCGAAAAGCTGCTCTGCGTGCGCGGCAACTGCGACGGGGAAGTGGATCAGATGGTGTTGAATTTCCCCATCATGGCAGAATATGCCGTAGTTCTGCTGAACGGTACGACGGTGTACGCCACGCACGGACATCATTATAATGAACAGACGCCGCCTCCCTTTGCGGCGGGAAGCATACTTCTGTACGGGCATACCCATGTGCCCGTGTGTACGCCCCATGAAGGCTTCGTCGCCATGAACCCGGGTTCCGTCTCTCTTCCCAAGCAGGGGAGCGCGCACGGCTACATGACCTGGGAGGCGGGGCTTTTCCAGTGGAAGAATGTGGAAAGCGGAGCGGTGTACCGCGAATATGCCGTCTAG
- the ilvC gene encoding ketol-acid reductoisomerase, with protein sequence MKKYYDADCNLGMLDGKTVAIIGYGSQGHAHAQNLHESGVNVVVGLRKGSASWAKAEAAGLNVMEVEAAAKAGDVVMMLVPDEVAADIYNSQVAPNMKEGDVLCFAHGFNIHFGFVKPAANIDVIMIAPKGPGHTVRSQYLEGKGVPSLIAIAQDYSGRAKDYALAYAAGIGAGRAGILETTYREETETDLFGEQAVLCGGVTELMKAGFETLVEAGYAPEMAYFETIHEMKLIVDLINNGGFGFMRYSISNTAEYGDYRTGKRLITEETRKEMKKVLREIQDGTFASEFMQEFSAGRKGKFLATRRMESEHQLEKVGAELRQMMSWLKK encoded by the coding sequence ATCAAGAAGTACTATGATGCAGACTGCAACCTTGGTATGCTCGACGGTAAGACGGTCGCCATCATCGGTTACGGCAGCCAGGGCCACGCCCATGCCCAGAACCTGCATGAAAGCGGCGTGAACGTCGTTGTCGGCCTGCGCAAGGGCAGCGCCAGCTGGGCCAAGGCCGAAGCCGCCGGTCTGAACGTCATGGAAGTGGAAGCCGCCGCCAAGGCCGGTGACGTGGTGATGATGCTCGTGCCCGACGAAGTCGCCGCCGACATCTACAACAGCCAGGTCGCTCCCAACATGAAGGAAGGCGACGTGCTCTGCTTCGCGCACGGCTTCAACATCCACTTCGGCTTCGTGAAGCCCGCCGCCAACATCGACGTGATCATGATCGCCCCCAAGGGCCCCGGCCACACCGTGCGCAGCCAGTACCTGGAAGGCAAGGGCGTGCCCAGCCTCATCGCCATTGCTCAGGACTACAGCGGCCGTGCCAAGGACTATGCTCTGGCCTATGCCGCCGGTATCGGCGCCGGTCGTGCGGGCATCCTCGAAACCACCTATCGTGAAGAAACCGAAACCGACCTCTTCGGCGAACAGGCCGTGCTCTGCGGCGGCGTGACCGAACTCATGAAGGCCGGTTTCGAAACCCTCGTGGAAGCCGGCTACGCTCCCGAAATGGCCTACTTTGAAACCATCCACGAAATGAAGCTCATCGTCGACCTCATCAACAACGGCGGCTTCGGCTTCATGCGCTACTCCATCTCCAACACTGCCGAATACGGCGACTACCGTACCGGCAAGCGCCTCATCACCGAAGAAACCCGCAAGGAAATGAAGAAGGTTCTTCGCGAAATCCAGGACGGCACCTTCGCTTCCGAGTTCATGCAGGAATTCTCCGCCGGCCGCAAGGGCAAGTTCCTTGCCACCCGCCGCATGGAATCCGAACATCAGCTGGAAAAGGTCGGCGCCGAACTGCGTCAGATGATGAGCTGGCTCAAGAAGTAG
- the rnfB gene encoding RnfABCDGE type electron transport complex subunit B yields MVVSSILTLTGLGFAAAAMLSVASRVFAVHEDPRVEKVTGTLPGANCGGCGYAGCEGYANAVVNDPSIPPNLCVVGGAKVASAIGTLTGKITTEVEPLCAYRRCDKNAGQVAQRFDYKGIPSCAAAAALHHGSDQCGFSCLGFGDCVKVCLTEGLRIENYTVIVNEQMCVGCGKCEKVCPRNVLQLIPKRARVAITCSTQDKLKAVMDVCKVGCIHCGKCVKTCPAKAVSMENDRIQINHKLCLEYGESCGQACAKACPRGILRLRPGALCSSSEEETPKAV; encoded by the coding sequence ATGGTCGTTTCTTCCATACTCACGCTTACCGGGCTCGGCTTTGCCGCTGCCGCCATGCTTTCCGTCGCTTCCCGTGTGTTCGCCGTCCATGAAGATCCCAGGGTGGAAAAAGTCACCGGCACCCTGCCCGGCGCCAACTGCGGGGGCTGCGGCTACGCCGGTTGTGAAGGCTATGCCAACGCCGTGGTCAACGATCCCTCCATTCCGCCCAATCTCTGCGTGGTGGGCGGGGCGAAGGTTGCCTCGGCCATAGGCACGCTCACCGGCAAAATCACCACGGAAGTGGAACCTCTGTGCGCCTATCGCCGCTGCGACAAGAACGCAGGGCAGGTGGCCCAGCGCTTCGACTACAAGGGCATTCCCTCCTGTGCGGCCGCAGCCGCCCTGCATCACGGTTCCGACCAGTGCGGCTTCTCCTGCCTCGGCTTCGGCGACTGCGTGAAGGTATGCCTCACCGAAGGCCTGCGCATCGAAAACTACACCGTCATCGTCAACGAACAGATGTGCGTGGGCTGCGGCAAATGCGAAAAGGTATGCCCGAGAAACGTGCTTCAGCTCATTCCCAAAAGGGCGCGCGTAGCCATCACCTGCTCCACGCAGGACAAGCTGAAAGCCGTCATGGATGTATGCAAGGTCGGCTGCATACACTGCGGCAAATGCGTCAAGACCTGCCCGGCCAAAGCCGTCAGTATGGAAAACGACCGCATTCAGATCAACCACAAGCTCTGCCTGGAATACGGCGAATCCTGCGGTCAGGCCTGCGCCAAAGCCTGCCCTCGCGGCATTCTGCGCCTGCGCCCCGGAGCGCTCTGCTCCTCTTCGGAGGAAGAGACGCCGAAAGCCGTCTAG
- the rsxE gene encoding electron transport complex subunit RsxE, protein MNQFIQELTKGLWKELPPFRLLLGLCPVLAVTKSASNGIGMGMAVLFVLTLSNMLISLVRNIIPSKVRIACFITISATLVVAVELLMQAYAYPLYLQLGIFVPLIVVNCIILGRAEAFAAKNPVHLAIADGLGMGLGFTMSLTFLGSIREILGAGTWFGHPVMWEGFQPFTIMVEAPGAFLCLGLTLAAMNYGTRRQLMKRNREGSEESASPCGGCRACSIGKKD, encoded by the coding sequence ATGAATCAATTCATTCAGGAACTGACCAAGGGTCTGTGGAAAGAGCTGCCTCCCTTCCGGCTGCTTCTGGGGCTGTGCCCCGTTCTCGCCGTCACCAAGAGCGCATCCAACGGCATAGGCATGGGCATGGCCGTGCTCTTCGTGCTCACCCTTTCCAACATGCTCATTTCCCTGGTGCGGAACATCATTCCCTCCAAGGTGCGCATCGCCTGCTTCATCACCATTTCCGCCACGCTGGTGGTGGCCGTGGAACTGCTCATGCAGGCCTACGCCTACCCGCTCTATCTCCAGCTCGGCATCTTCGTGCCGCTCATCGTGGTGAACTGCATCATTCTCGGCCGAGCGGAAGCCTTTGCCGCCAAGAACCCGGTTCACCTCGCCATCGCCGACGGGCTGGGCATGGGGCTCGGCTTCACCATGTCGCTCACCTTCCTCGGCTCCATCCGTGAAATTCTGGGAGCCGGAACCTGGTTCGGCCATCCCGTCATGTGGGAAGGCTTCCAGCCCTTCACCATCATGGTGGAAGCTCCCGGCGCCTTCCTCTGTCTGGGGCTTACCCTCGCGGCCATGAACTACGGCACACGCCGCCAGCTCATGAAGCGTAACCGCGAAGGCTCGGAAGAATCCGCCTCGCCCTGCGGCGGATGCCGCGCCTGCTCCATCGGCAAGAAGGACTGA
- the ilvN gene encoding acetolactate synthase small subunit: MTKHVLSIVVDNNANVMARVSSLFARRRFNMTSVTAAQTSDPSVSIITIVTEGDSHILDQILKQTLKMEEVKSVTILPRNESLLCETIMLRLAFGESNISRIKDIVEVYRARIIDLTSSSMVVQLTGKPSKIEGFMEVMSPYQILEMCRSGIIGMPRGSQSDWWKSSQE, encoded by the coding sequence ATGACGAAACATGTGCTTTCCATCGTGGTGGACAACAACGCCAACGTCATGGCCCGCGTGTCCTCCCTTTTCGCACGCCGCCGCTTCAACATGACCAGCGTCACGGCCGCCCAGACCAGCGATCCTTCCGTTTCCATCATCACCATTGTGACGGAAGGCGACTCTCATATCCTTGATCAGATTCTGAAGCAGACGCTCAAGATGGAAGAGGTGAAGTCCGTCACCATTCTTCCCCGCAACGAGAGCCTGCTGTGCGAAACCATCATGCTGCGTCTTGCCTTCGGGGAATCCAACATTTCCCGCATTAAAGATATAGTTGAGGTTTACCGGGCCAGAATTATTGACCTCACCTCGAGTAGCATGGTAGTACAGCTGACCGGAAAGCCTTCCAAAATCGAAGGCTTCATGGAAGTCATGTCGCCCTATCAGATCCTGGAAATGTGCCGGTCCGGCATTATCGGTATGCCGAGAGGATCACAGAGTGATTGGTGGAAAAGCAGCCAGGAATAG